A DNA window from Hydractinia symbiolongicarpus strain clone_291-10 chromosome 6, HSymV2.1, whole genome shotgun sequence contains the following coding sequences:
- the LOC130647564 gene encoding uncharacterized protein LOC130647564 isoform X2, whose product MPFVCQLLPTNMKIVCFKLVLFYEMLTKSIETVDSLSCFTCSSDSKELCQQLQEKVACPENKNACLTLSYDLKSTSVQNAITEKVVRKRCVQLNINGCERYCEMRLMVGDKNCQAGCCTTDFCNNEMKTKRIRYKRRFRSMGIKLQMDISLSICLIVVTSICLLKMISM is encoded by the exons ATGCCATTCGTCTGCCAGCTTCTTCCAACGAACATGAAGATCGTCTGCTTCAAGTTGGTTTTGTTTTATGAAATGCTAACAAAGTCCATTGAAACCG TTGACTCTTTATCCTGCTTCACCTGTTCGTCTGACAGTAAAGAGTTATGTCAACAGCTACAAGAAAAAGTTGCGTGTCCAGAGAACAAGAATGCTTGCTTAACTCTTAGTTATGATTTGAAATCTACCTCAGTTCAAAATGCAATAACAGAGAAAGTGGTCCGAAAGAGGTGTGTCCAGTTGAACATTAATGGATGTGAACGGTATTGTGAAATGAGATTGATGGTTGGAGATAAAAATTGTCAG gcTGGGTGTTGCACAACAGATTTCTGCAACAACGAGATGAAAACAAAGAGAATACGTTACAAAAGAAGATTCCGTAGTATGGGAATCAAACTTCAGATGGATATTTCATTATCAATTTGTTTAATTGTTGTAACAAGTAtttgtttgttaaaaatgatatcTATGTGA
- the LOC130647563 gene encoding uncharacterized protein LOC130647563: protein MMRSVLALGIFTLALVAGYKTGDSGDGNIHILKVVEDVWLETPNRNYNYHEHLIVGRLRQFNLKRSLLKFEDLPKSTCPVNKIRWAKMYVYYLFAHKASWHSYRSSPALTHTLNVHRVLKPWKESEATTTYRQRNVRWSSAYLNLGRDAEKQPQYPPTMLYTWQPASFIEFDVTRAVVAWRAGQPNYGVLMKMVNEAENGRGLRFASNKHRNRNFHAKIHVMCNY, encoded by the coding sequence atGATGCGTTCAGTATTGGCACTTGGTATCTTCACCCTTGCATTAGTTGCAGGTTACAAGACTGGAGATAGTGGAGATGGTAACATACACATACTAAAAGTTGTTGAAGATGTCTGGTTGGAAACACCAAACCGTAATTACAACTACCACGAGCATTTGATAGTAGGACGTCTGCGACAGTTTAATTTGAAGCGTTCTCTATTAAAATTTGAAGACCTTCCAAAATCAACCTGTCCCGTTAACAAAATCCGATGGGCGAAGATGTACGTGTATTATCTTTTTGCTCATAAAGCAAGCTGGCATTCATATAGAAGTTCTCCTGCGCTCACGCACACCTTAAACGTACATCGTGTGTTGAAACCATGGAAAGAGAGCGAAGCAACAACGACCTATCGTCAACGAAATGTTCGATGGTCTTCTGCTTACTTGAATCTTGGTCGTGATGCTGAGAAGCAACCACAATATCCTCCTACAATGTTATACACTTGGCAACCGGCTTCTTTTATTGAATTTGACGTCACTCGAGCTGTTGTGGCGTGGAGGGCTGGCCAACCCAATTACGGTGTGTTGATGAAGATGGTGAATGAAGCTGAGAATGGAAGAGGCTTAAGGTTTGCAAGTAACAAACACCGAAATAGAAACTTTCATGCGAAAATCCATGTGATGTGCAATTATTAG